A genomic stretch from Canis lupus baileyi chromosome 3, mCanLup2.hap1, whole genome shotgun sequence includes:
- the MMP13 gene encoding collagenase 3, with amino-acid sequence MLPGILAAFLCLSWTQCWSLPLPSDGDDDLSEEDFQLAERYLKSYYYPLNPAGILKKSAAGSVADRLREMQSFFGLEVTGKLDDNTLDIMKKPRCGVPDVGEYNVFPRTLKWSKTNLTYRIVNYTPDLTHSEVEKAFKKAFKVWSDVTPLNFTRLHDGTADIMISFGTKEHGDFYPFDGPSGLLAHAFPPGPNYGGDAHFDDDETWTSSSKGYNLFLVAAHEFGHSLGLDHSKDPGALMFPIYTYTGKSHFMLPDDDVQGIQSLYGPGDEDPNPRHPKTPDKCDPSLSLDAITSLRGETMIFKDRFFWRLHPQQVDAELFLTKSFWPELPNRIDAAYEHPSRDLIFIFRGRKYWALNGYDILEGYPQKISELGFPKEVKKISAAVHFEDTGKTLFFSGNQVWSYDDTNQIMDKDYPRLIEEDFPGIGDKVDAVYEKNGYIYFFNGPIQFEYNIWSKRIVRVMPANSLLWC; translated from the exons ATGCTCCCAGGCATCCTGGCTGCCTTCCTCTGCTTGAGCTGGACTCAGTGCTggtccctgccccttcccagcgATGGTGATGATGATCTGTCTGAGGAAGACTTCCAGCTTGCAGAG CGCTACCTGAAATCCTACTACTATCCCCTGAATCCTGCTGGAATCCTGAAGAAGTCTGCAGCAGGCTCAGTGGCTGACAGGCTTCGAGAAATGCAGTCCTTCTTCGGCTTAGAGGTCACTGGCAAACTTGATGATAATACCTTGGACATCATGAAGAAACCAAGATGTGGGGTCCCTGATGTGGGCGAGTACAATGTTTTCCCCCGAACTCTCAAGTGGTCCAAAACGAACCTAACCTACAG GATTGTGAACTATACCCCTGATCTGACTCATTCTGAAGTTGAAAAGGCATTCAAAAAAGCTTTCAAAGTTTGGTCAGATGTGACACCTCTGAATTTTACCAGACTTCATGACGGCACTGCAGATATCATGATCTCTTTTGGAACTAAAG AGCATGGGGACTTCTATCCATTTGATGGACCTTCTGGTCTTCTGGCTCATGCTTTTCCTCCTGGGCCAAATTATGGAGGAGATGCCCATTTTGATGATGATGAAACTTGGACAAGTAGTTCCAAAG GCTACAACTTGTTCCTTGTCGCTGCCCATGAGTTCGGCCACTCCTTAGGTCTTGACCACTCCAAGGACCCGGGAGCACTCATGTTTCCCATCTACACCTACACGGGCAAAAGCCACTTTATGCTTCCCGATGATGATGTGCAAGGGATCCAGTCTCTCTATG GCCCAGGAGATGAAGACCCCAACCCCAGACATCCCAAAACACCAGACAAATGTGATCCCTCCTTATCCCTTGATGCCATCACCAGCCTCCGAGGAGAAACAATGATCTTTAAAGACAG ATTCTTCTGGCGATTGCATCCTCAGCAGGTGGATGCGGAGCTGTTTTTAACAAAATCCTTTTGGCCGGAACTTCCCAACCGTATCGATGCTGCATATGAGCACCCCTCCCGCGACCTTATCTTCATCTTCAGAG GCAGAAAATATTGGGCTCTTAATGGTTATGACATTCTGGAAGGTTATCCCCAAAAAATATCTGAACTGGGATTTCCAAAAGAGGTTAAGAAGATAAGTGCAGCTGTTCACTTTGAGGACACGGGGAAGACGCTCTTCTTCTCGGGAAACCAGGTCTGGAG CTATGATGATACTAACCAGATCATGGATAAAGACTACCCCAGGCTGATAGAAGAGGACTTCCCAGGGATTGGTGATAAAGTGGATGCCGTCTATGAGAAAAACG GTTATATCTATTTTTTCAATGGGCCCATCCAGTTTGAGTATAACATCTGGAGTAAGCGGATTGTCCGTGTCATGCCAGCAAACTCCCTGTTGTGGTGTTAA